A genomic segment from Neobacillus sp. YX16 encodes:
- the mce gene encoding methylmalonyl-CoA epimerase codes for MIKKVDHIGIAVRTIETSLPFYTEVLNLPLLGIEVVESQKVRVAFLKAGETKLELLEPTSEESTIAQFIEKRGEGIHHVALGVDSIEERIKEMNEKGIRMIDKEPRIGAGGAHIAFMHPKSTSGVLVELCEKKG; via the coding sequence ATGATTAAAAAAGTGGATCACATTGGAATTGCTGTTCGAACGATTGAGACTTCACTGCCTTTTTACACAGAAGTACTTAATTTGCCATTACTAGGGATTGAAGTAGTCGAGAGTCAAAAGGTTAGAGTTGCGTTTCTTAAGGCAGGAGAAACAAAACTCGAGCTGCTAGAGCCAACTTCGGAGGAAAGCACAATTGCCCAATTTATTGAAAAACGTGGTGAGGGGATACACCATGTCGCACTTGGCGTTGATTCAATTGAAGAAAGAATCAAGGAAATGAATGAAAAAGGAATTAGGATGATTGATAAGGAGCCAAGGATTGGTGCAGGGGGGGCTCATATTGCCTTCATGCATCCAAAGTCAACATCAGGTGTATTAGTCGAGCTATGCGAAAAGAAGGGATGA
- the prli42 gene encoding stressosome-associated protein Prli42 codes for MSKKTRKIVVYLMLIAMLASTLLIGIAQFI; via the coding sequence TTGTCAAAGAAAACAAGAAAAATTGTTGTCTACTTAATGTTAATCGCTATGTTAGCCTCAACTCTCTTAATCGGGATTGCGCAATTTATTTAA
- a CDS encoding L,D-transpeptidase, translated as MIKILSPILFAFFISPLWPLGPNPLPGDPFVIVNKTTNELALIDDNRVQTVVSVGTGKTKDLTPEGLFTITIKAEDPYYRRKDIPGGDPENPLGSRWIGFDAEETDGRIYGIHGTNQPASIGRYVSQGCIRTQNEVISSLYPLIPLGTKILVTSTNKTFEQLGIENGAIDKE; from the coding sequence ATGATAAAGATACTATCGCCAATCCTGTTTGCTTTTTTTATTTCCCCCCTTTGGCCGCTTGGGCCAAACCCACTCCCTGGTGATCCTTTCGTTATTGTCAATAAAACAACAAATGAATTGGCTTTAATTGACGATAATAGGGTCCAAACCGTTGTGAGTGTTGGAACTGGAAAAACCAAAGATTTAACTCCAGAAGGACTTTTTACGATTACGATAAAAGCAGAGGATCCCTATTATCGCCGGAAGGACATTCCAGGTGGTGATCCTGAAAATCCCCTTGGCTCCAGATGGATTGGCTTTGATGCCGAGGAAACGGATGGACGAATCTACGGAATTCATGGAACCAATCAGCCTGCTTCCATTGGGAGGTATGTTTCACAAGGCTGCATTCGTACACAGAATGAAGTCATTTCCTCCTTGTATCCCTTAATTCCATTAGGGACAAAAATCTTAGTCACTTCAACGAATAAGACATTTGAGCAGCTCGGAATAGAAAATGGAGCCATTGATAAAGAATAA
- a CDS encoding aromatic acid exporter family protein produces MKYRIGYRTIKTALGTAISILLAQQLGLDNFASAGILTILCIKVTKRKSVRASWDRFLACVIAMAFSSLFFEVIGYHPIVIGIMLLFFIPTVVMFKANDGIVTSSVIILHIYMANHLSVGLFINELGVIIIGIGVALIINLYMPSADNRLKQYQLKLEDNFKVIFCEMVKFLRTGESDWSGQEITETAKLLEEAKSFAFREVENHFLRDEDDYFHYFKMREKQFEIIERVLPIVTSLTVTLPQGKMIAEFLEELSKNIRPGNTAHIYIGKLKEMKMEFEEMDLPKTREEFEVRAALLQLVKEMNEYLIIKSSFKTSKWNKPRKLEAN; encoded by the coding sequence ATGAAATATCGAATTGGCTATCGGACGATAAAAACCGCTCTAGGAACTGCTATCTCTATCTTACTTGCACAACAGTTAGGTTTAGACAACTTTGCCTCAGCGGGAATCTTAACTATTTTGTGTATAAAGGTAACGAAAAGAAAATCTGTACGTGCTTCTTGGGATCGATTTTTAGCTTGTGTTATAGCTATGGCATTTTCAAGTCTATTTTTCGAGGTTATCGGATACCATCCGATCGTAATTGGAATTATGCTATTATTCTTTATCCCAACTGTTGTCATGTTCAAAGCTAACGATGGAATTGTTACGAGTAGTGTAATTATTTTACATATCTATATGGCTAACCATTTATCTGTAGGTCTTTTTATTAATGAGCTGGGTGTTATTATTATCGGAATTGGAGTAGCACTCATTATTAATCTCTATATGCCAAGTGCAGATAATAGATTAAAACAATATCAATTGAAATTAGAGGATAATTTTAAAGTCATTTTTTGTGAAATGGTCAAATTTTTAAGAACAGGGGAAAGTGATTGGTCCGGACAAGAAATTACGGAAACAGCTAAATTACTAGAAGAAGCAAAATCATTTGCCTTTCGAGAGGTAGAAAACCACTTTTTAAGGGATGAAGATGACTATTTTCATTATTTTAAAATGAGAGAAAAGCAATTTGAAATTATTGAGCGTGTTTTACCAATTGTTACTTCCCTTACGGTTACATTACCCCAAGGGAAAATGATTGCTGAATTTCTGGAAGAACTGTCCAAAAATATACGGCCAGGAAATACAGCTCATATTTATATAGGAAAATTAAAAGAGATGAAAATGGAATTTGAAGAAATGGACCTCCCGAAAACCAGAGAAGAATTTGAAGTACGCGCTGCACTGTTGCAGTTAGTGAAAGAAATGAATGAATATTTAATCATTAAAAGTTCCTTTAAGACATCAAAATGGAATAAACCGAGGAAACTTGAAGCAAACTAA
- a CDS encoding amino acid ABC transporter ATP-binding protein — MIKVEDLHKNYGKLEVLKGITTTIEAGEVVAIIGPSGSGKSTFLRCMNLLENPTGGKIFVGGQDVTDKKTNIMKVRQNVGMVFQHFHLFPHKTVLQNLTYAPVKVKGLAKTEAEKIAFDLLDRVGLAEKANEYPTRLSGGQKQRVAIARALAMEPDVMLFDEPTSALDPEMVKEVLEVMKSLAHTGMTMAIVTHEMGFAREVADRVLFLDGGVLVEDAKPQEFFTNPKSKRAQDFLQKML; from the coding sequence GTGATTAAGGTTGAAGATTTGCATAAAAATTATGGGAAGCTCGAAGTTTTAAAGGGAATCACCACAACAATTGAGGCAGGAGAAGTTGTAGCCATTATTGGACCATCCGGTTCAGGAAAGTCAACCTTCCTTCGCTGTATGAATCTTCTTGAAAACCCAACGGGCGGAAAAATATTTGTAGGCGGACAGGATGTTACAGATAAAAAGACTAATATTATGAAGGTGCGGCAAAACGTTGGTATGGTTTTTCAACATTTCCATTTATTCCCGCATAAAACCGTTTTGCAGAATCTCACCTATGCACCGGTTAAGGTAAAAGGGTTAGCAAAGACTGAGGCAGAAAAGATAGCTTTTGATTTGTTAGATAGAGTAGGATTAGCAGAAAAAGCAAATGAATATCCGACAAGATTATCTGGTGGGCAAAAGCAGCGTGTTGCCATTGCAAGAGCATTGGCAATGGAGCCGGACGTTATGCTTTTTGATGAACCAACCTCAGCGCTTGATCCAGAAATGGTGAAAGAAGTACTTGAAGTAATGAAATCCCTAGCTCACACTGGGATGACGATGGCGATTGTGACTCATGAAATGGGTTTTGCCCGCGAAGTGGCGGATCGAGTCCTATTCCTAGATGGTGGAGTCCTAGTCGAAGATGCAAAACCGCAAGAATTTTTTACAAACCCAAAGAGCAAGCGTGCACAAGATTTCTTGCAAAAAATGCTCTAA
- a CDS encoding amino acid ABC transporter permease, translating into MNLDFGQFIPSMPYILEGIFVTLKIVILAGIIGFILGIILSLFKISKYKFLGWLADAYTSIFRGTPLVLQLMLIYYGSPQLIGYQIEPYTAAILSFALNSGAYISEIIRAGIQAIDKGQQEAAMALGVPYSKMMWDIILPQALKNILPALMNEFITLTKESAIVTTIGVMDIMRRSYQVGAENYSFFEPLLIAGLIYYLMVVTLTFLGKVVERRMRRSD; encoded by the coding sequence ATGAACTTAGATTTCGGACAATTCATTCCTTCAATGCCATACATTTTAGAGGGAATATTTGTTACCCTTAAAATTGTCATTTTGGCAGGGATAATAGGCTTTATTTTAGGAATTATCCTTTCTTTATTTAAAATTAGCAAATATAAATTTCTTGGATGGTTGGCTGACGCCTACACCTCAATTTTCCGAGGGACTCCGCTCGTATTACAGCTGATGTTAATCTATTATGGTTCACCACAGTTAATCGGTTATCAAATCGAACCTTATACAGCTGCGATTCTATCCTTTGCGCTTAATTCTGGTGCTTACATATCTGAGATTATTAGAGCAGGAATTCAGGCAATTGATAAAGGTCAGCAGGAAGCTGCAATGGCTCTGGGTGTCCCTTATTCGAAAATGATGTGGGATATCATATTACCGCAGGCTCTTAAAAATATTTTGCCTGCTTTAATGAACGAATTTATCACATTAACCAAGGAATCTGCGATTGTCACTACTATTGGTGTAATGGATATCATGCGCCGCTCCTATCAAGTTGGGGCCGAAAATTATTCGTTTTTCGAACCACTATTAATAGCTGGACTTATTTATTATTTAATGGTCGTGACCTTGACATTCCTTGGAAAAGTGGTTGAAAGGAGAATGAGACGCAGTGATTAA
- a CDS encoding transporter substrate-binding domain-containing protein, whose product MKKVIGLLLIMILAVGVLAGCGESKDAKTGDKKTLVMATSADYAPFEYIESDKSDEIIGFDVDLANAIAGKLGYEVEVKDMDFGGLVQSLKSGQADFVLAGMTPTEKRKKNVDFSDIYYTAQHMVISKKDSGIATVEDLKGKTVGVQLGSIQEGKADEINETVAIKVENRNRIPELIQELKAGRFDAIIIEDTVAKGYLDKEADLTSFTISDDPEEAGSAIAFPKDSDLTEEFNKELQEMKDNGELQELIVKWFGGEN is encoded by the coding sequence ATGAAAAAGGTAATTGGTTTATTATTAATAATGATTTTAGCTGTTGGTGTACTTGCAGGCTGTGGAGAAAGTAAAGATGCTAAAACAGGTGATAAAAAGACACTAGTGATGGCAACCTCTGCCGATTATGCGCCGTTTGAATATATTGAGTCAGATAAAAGTGACGAAATTATTGGTTTTGATGTTGACTTAGCTAATGCAATTGCTGGAAAACTTGGCTATGAAGTTGAAGTGAAAGATATGGATTTTGGCGGTTTAGTTCAGTCACTTAAATCTGGACAAGCTGACTTTGTCTTAGCGGGTATGACTCCAACCGAGAAAAGAAAGAAAAACGTAGACTTCAGTGATATCTACTATACAGCGCAGCACATGGTTATCTCTAAAAAAGACAGTGGAATTGCAACAGTAGAAGATTTAAAAGGTAAAACAGTTGGCGTTCAGTTAGGTTCTATTCAAGAAGGTAAAGCAGACGAAATTAATGAAACGGTAGCTATAAAAGTTGAGAATCGTAACAGAATCCCAGAACTTATTCAAGAATTGAAAGCCGGCCGTTTTGATGCTATCATTATTGAAGATACAGTGGCTAAAGGATATCTTGATAAAGAAGCGGATTTAACTAGCTTCACAATCAGCGATGACCCAGAGGAAGCAGGATCTGCGATTGCATTTCCGAAGGATAGTGATTTAACAGAGGAATTTAACAAAGAGCTTCAAGAAATGAAAGATAATGGCGAGCTGCAAGAATTGATTGTTAAGTGGTTTGGTGGGGAAAACTAA
- a CDS encoding BrxA/BrxB family bacilliredoxin, producing MSMDFNFFMNDVVTQARSEITAAGYKELKTPEEVEEALEQKGTTLVMINSVCGCAGGIARPAAAHALHYDKRPDNLVTVFAGQDKEATEKARSYFTGYPPSSPSFALLKDGKIVSMVERHQIEGYDPATVVARLQKEFEENCEEL from the coding sequence ATGAGCATGGATTTCAATTTTTTCATGAATGATGTTGTGACTCAAGCACGTAGTGAGATCACGGCAGCTGGTTATAAAGAACTTAAAACACCTGAAGAGGTTGAAGAAGCGCTTGAACAAAAAGGTACAACCTTAGTAATGATCAATTCTGTATGCGGTTGTGCTGGCGGCATTGCACGCCCAGCAGCGGCTCATGCCCTTCATTATGATAAACGTCCAGACAATCTTGTTACCGTTTTTGCAGGTCAAGATAAAGAAGCAACAGAAAAAGCACGCAGTTATTTTACAGGCTATCCACCATCCTCACCGTCCTTTGCATTATTAAAAGACGGAAAAATTGTATCAATGGTTGAAAGACACCAAATTGAAGGCTACGATCCAGCAACAGTAGTAGCAAGACTACAAAAAGAATTCGAAGAAAACTGTGAAGAACTATAA
- the meaB gene encoding methylmalonyl Co-A mutase-associated GTPase MeaB translates to MSEDMKPEWSDPNEPEKFSTVIKKGQEQEGQSVVIEKNIVYRKRQTKEPSVEELVDGVLSGNRGQLARAITLIESNAEQHFPKAQELLQKLLSHSGKSIRIGITGVPGAGKSTFIEAFGTYLCDLGLRVAVLAIDPSSSLSGGSILGDKTRMEQLSRNPRAFIRPSPTAGKLGGVHRKTREAMLICEAAGFDVILIETVGVGQSEVIIRDMVDFFMLLVLTGAGDELQGMKKGIMELADAVLVHKADGANKVKAEQTRKEYSRILHFLQPATKGWGSKAYTCSSLTGEGIKEVWEVIKDFEEKGKSRGVFEERRKGQQRDWIYSLITDQLHYSFFHHPKVKLQLPQLENEVMAGEKTAATAVEILFNAFLSKK, encoded by the coding sequence ATGTCTGAGGATATGAAACCGGAATGGAGCGACCCGAATGAACCGGAAAAATTCTCAACCGTAATAAAAAAAGGGCAAGAGCAGGAAGGCCAGTCTGTAGTCATTGAAAAAAATATTGTCTATCGTAAACGTCAGACAAAGGAACCTTCGGTTGAAGAGTTAGTTGATGGCGTGCTGTCAGGTAATAGAGGGCAGCTGGCACGGGCCATAACTCTGATTGAAAGTAATGCTGAACAGCATTTCCCTAAAGCACAGGAGCTGCTCCAAAAGCTCTTGTCTCACAGTGGGAAATCAATCCGTATCGGAATAACGGGTGTACCGGGTGCTGGGAAGAGCACTTTTATTGAGGCGTTTGGCACTTACCTTTGTGACCTTGGGCTAAGGGTCGCTGTACTGGCAATTGATCCAAGCTCTAGTCTTTCAGGTGGAAGTATCCTTGGTGATAAAACAAGGATGGAACAGCTGTCCCGAAATCCAAGGGCTTTTATTCGACCCTCACCAACGGCAGGTAAATTGGGCGGAGTTCATCGAAAGACAAGAGAAGCGATGCTGATATGCGAAGCAGCAGGCTTTGATGTGATTTTAATCGAAACCGTCGGGGTGGGTCAGAGTGAAGTGATCATACGCGACATGGTTGATTTTTTCATGCTCCTTGTTCTGACAGGTGCGGGTGATGAATTGCAAGGGATGAAGAAAGGGATTATGGAATTAGCAGATGCAGTCCTTGTTCATAAAGCAGACGGAGCTAATAAAGTAAAAGCAGAGCAGACGAGAAAAGAATATAGCCGTATCCTGCACTTTCTTCAGCCGGCTACTAAGGGATGGGGATCGAAGGCTTATACCTGCTCCTCTTTAACAGGGGAAGGTATTAAAGAGGTTTGGGAAGTCATAAAGGATTTTGAGGAAAAAGGAAAGTCACGAGGAGTTTTTGAGGAAAGACGAAAAGGACAGCAGCGTGATTGGATTTATTCCTTAATCACTGATCAGTTGCATTACAGCTTCTTCCATCATCCAAAGGTAAAGCTCCAGCTTCCACAATTAGAAAATGAAGTAATGGCAGGAGAAAAAACAGCAGCAACTGCAGTAGAAATTCTATTTAATGCATTCTTATCAAAAAAGTAA
- the scpA gene encoding methylmalonyl-CoA mutase codes for MSTQKPDFQSISLFEEQDFITKEQWQKQVDKQIDTSIDDLLFETNEQIQLKPLYTTEDREGLQHLDDLPGIPPFTRGPYPTMYVNRPWTVRQYAGFSTAEESNAFYRRNLAMGQKGLSVAFDLATHRGYDSDHPRVVGDVGKAGVAIDSVLDMKTLFDGIPLDQMSVSMTMNGAVLPILAFFIVTAEEQGVTQDKLSGTIQNDILKEYMVRNTYIYPPEMSMKIIADIFEYTSKYMPKFNSISISGYHMQEAGAPADLELAYTLADGLEYVRTGLKAGINIDKFAPRLSFFWAVGMNYFMEVAKMRAARLIWAKMMKSFEPKNEKSMALRTHSQTSGWSLTEQDPFNNVMRTLLEAHAASMGHTQSLHTNALDEAIALPTDFSARIARNTQLFLQEETSITKVIDPWAGSYYVEKLTDELVKRAWTHIEEIENLGGMAKAIETGLPKMRIEEASARRQAQIDSGKEIIIGVNRYRLEKEEAIDILDIDNTAVRLKQIEKLTNLKAGRDEAKVAEALAALTKGAETGESNLLELAVQAARVRATLGEISDAIEKVSSRHKAVIRSISGVYSKAYTNEEEISEVKHMTDDFLENEGRRPRILIAKMGQDGHDRGAKIIATAFADLGFDVDIGPLFQTPEETAIQAVENDVHVIGMSSLAAGHKTLLPQLAEELKKLGREDILLVIGGVIPAQDYQFLYDNGACAIFGPGTIIPVAAQKVIREIYKQLGYEEVSQ; via the coding sequence ATGAGTACACAAAAGCCTGATTTTCAAAGTATTTCCCTGTTTGAAGAGCAAGACTTTATAACAAAAGAGCAATGGCAAAAACAGGTTGATAAACAAATAGATACTTCTATTGATGATTTGCTGTTTGAAACGAATGAACAAATTCAACTAAAACCACTCTATACAACTGAAGACCGTGAAGGACTGCAACATTTAGATGACCTCCCTGGAATACCGCCATTTACTCGCGGGCCGTACCCGACGATGTATGTGAATCGGCCATGGACAGTAAGACAATATGCTGGATTTTCAACTGCTGAGGAGAGCAATGCTTTCTATCGCAGAAATCTAGCAATGGGTCAAAAAGGCTTATCCGTTGCCTTTGATTTAGCCACACACCGCGGCTATGATTCTGACCATCCACGCGTCGTTGGCGATGTTGGTAAAGCAGGGGTTGCTATTGATTCTGTTTTAGATATGAAGACCCTTTTTGATGGAATTCCGTTGGATCAGATGTCAGTATCCATGACCATGAACGGGGCTGTTTTGCCAATCCTAGCCTTTTTCATTGTTACAGCTGAGGAACAGGGAGTCACGCAGGATAAGCTGTCTGGAACGATTCAAAATGATATTCTAAAAGAATATATGGTCCGTAACACGTATATCTATCCGCCTGAGATGTCCATGAAAATCATCGCAGATATCTTTGAGTATACTTCTAAATATATGCCGAAGTTTAATAGTATCAGTATTTCTGGCTATCACATGCAGGAGGCTGGTGCTCCTGCTGACTTGGAATTAGCATACACCCTAGCAGATGGGTTGGAGTATGTACGTACAGGACTTAAGGCTGGAATTAACATTGATAAATTTGCACCACGGTTGTCCTTTTTTTGGGCGGTGGGCATGAATTATTTTATGGAAGTTGCAAAAATGCGGGCTGCTCGTTTAATCTGGGCAAAAATGATGAAATCATTCGAGCCGAAAAACGAGAAATCTATGGCCCTTAGAACACATTCTCAAACATCAGGATGGAGTTTAACGGAGCAAGACCCTTTTAATAATGTAATGCGGACCTTGCTTGAAGCACATGCTGCGTCTATGGGGCATACACAATCTCTCCATACCAATGCTTTAGATGAAGCAATTGCCCTGCCAACTGATTTCTCAGCTCGAATTGCCCGAAATACGCAATTATTTTTACAAGAAGAAACGAGTATCACCAAAGTTATTGATCCTTGGGCAGGTTCTTATTATGTTGAAAAGCTTACAGATGAATTGGTAAAAAGAGCTTGGACACATATTGAAGAAATTGAAAATCTTGGCGGAATGGCAAAGGCAATTGAGACGGGTCTTCCAAAAATGAGAATTGAAGAAGCTTCAGCTAGAAGGCAAGCACAAATAGATTCTGGTAAAGAAATTATTATTGGGGTTAACAGGTATCGTCTCGAAAAGGAAGAAGCAATTGATATATTGGATATTGATAATACTGCGGTTCGATTAAAGCAAATTGAAAAATTAACAAACTTAAAAGCAGGCCGCGATGAAGCAAAGGTGGCAGAAGCTCTGGCTGCTTTAACAAAGGGTGCAGAAACAGGGGAAAGCAACCTGTTGGAGCTTGCTGTTCAAGCAGCAAGAGTCCGGGCAACCTTAGGTGAAATTTCCGATGCGATTGAGAAAGTTTCCAGCAGACATAAAGCGGTTATTCGTTCTATCAGCGGCGTGTATAGCAAGGCATATACAAACGAAGAAGAAATATCTGAAGTAAAACATATGACGGATGATTTCCTTGAGAATGAAGGCAGAAGACCGAGGATTCTCATTGCCAAAATGGGGCAGGATGGTCATGACCGCGGTGCCAAAATCATCGCCACTGCCTTTGCAGACTTAGGATTTGATGTCGATATTGGCCCATTATTCCAAACTCCAGAAGAAACAGCCATTCAGGCGGTTGAAAATGATGTGCATGTCATTGGAATGAGCTCACTGGCTGCAGGTCACAAAACATTATTGCCGCAGCTTGCGGAGGAGTTGAAAAAGCTTGGCCGTGAGGATATTTTACTTGTAATCGGCGGGGTTATCCCGGCTCAGGATTATCAATTTTTATATGATAATGGAGCTTGTGCGATTTTCGGTCCAGGGACCATAATTCCAGTTGCTGCTCAAAAGGTAATCAGGGAAATTTATAAACAGCTTGGGTATGAGGAAGTGTCACAATAA
- a CDS encoding methylmalonyl-CoA mutase subunit beta: MDNFRNQSFPLKTKEDWKAKAEESLKGKSIETLKSPTYESIILEPLYSQRDNQKAPDYPGGSDFRRGIDPLGYVTNDWKVAQRISYNFVEDLKEKLHGGVEKGQTALSFEVSEALFESKEALNDVLGDLPSTFPFAVNGKGLQSALLGKLAEYEGDSNLVSGYVGNDPVSLFTEEGLIEEDFFKSWMEDIKLANLKLPNLRTILVNTSTYHQGGANAVQELGIAAATGTFYLQKLLEGGMKLEDILSKMIFQFSIGSNFFMEIAKLRAARILWDKITKVYGANAEARGMQISAETSTFTKTVYDHHVNILRAGNEAFAAIVGGVQYLHVTPFDDLTGNSQQSERIARNTQNILKEEAHLRTVVDPAGGSWYVETLTTELAEKAWKYFQQIEENGGMLEVLKSGWLQEGITSVLTQRKQDIFTRKQSIIGTNVYANLSEETAPVKEHVTEPYFSLTDSSAINIKVIKNSRLSEPYEELRNKSKVIESKTGSMPQVGLICLGELKQYKPRLDFVRGFLAAGGLKAVDSGPVTSLESVKLFISSQETKYFCLCSSNELYGSLGLKMIKVLLNEFPDRIFYLAGLPEKDLQSHWTNEGIRQFIHIKSNCFELLSTILSEMEVGLDEYTKA, from the coding sequence TTGGATAACTTTCGAAATCAATCTTTTCCATTAAAGACGAAAGAAGATTGGAAAGCAAAAGCAGAGGAATCTTTAAAGGGGAAAAGTATTGAAACATTAAAAAGCCCTACATATGAAAGTATAATTTTGGAACCGCTTTATTCTCAACGAGATAATCAGAAAGCACCGGACTATCCGGGAGGTTCAGATTTTCGTAGAGGCATTGACCCATTAGGATATGTAACAAATGATTGGAAGGTAGCGCAGCGAATTTCATATAATTTTGTTGAAGATTTAAAGGAAAAGCTCCATGGGGGCGTTGAAAAAGGACAAACAGCACTTTCATTTGAAGTTTCAGAGGCACTTTTTGAATCCAAAGAAGCTTTAAATGATGTACTTGGGGATCTACCTTCTACATTCCCGTTTGCAGTTAATGGTAAAGGACTGCAATCGGCATTGCTAGGAAAATTAGCAGAGTATGAGGGTGACTCTAATCTAGTTTCTGGCTATGTTGGAAATGACCCAGTCTCTTTGTTTACAGAGGAAGGACTCATTGAAGAAGACTTTTTCAAGAGTTGGATGGAAGATATAAAGCTCGCAAATCTAAAACTACCAAATTTACGGACAATATTAGTAAATACCTCAACCTACCATCAAGGCGGAGCCAATGCAGTTCAGGAGCTTGGAATTGCAGCCGCAACGGGTACATTTTATCTTCAAAAGCTGCTTGAAGGCGGAATGAAGCTGGAGGATATTCTTTCGAAAATGATATTTCAATTCTCAATTGGCAGCAATTTCTTTATGGAAATAGCCAAACTTAGAGCAGCTCGAATTCTCTGGGATAAAATAACTAAAGTATATGGAGCTAATGCTGAGGCAAGGGGAATGCAAATTTCTGCCGAAACATCTACTTTTACAAAAACGGTATATGATCACCATGTAAACATTCTCCGTGCAGGAAATGAAGCATTTGCAGCGATTGTTGGCGGAGTTCAATATCTGCATGTAACACCATTTGATGATTTAACGGGCAATTCTCAACAATCTGAACGAATTGCAAGAAACACCCAAAACATTCTCAAGGAAGAAGCTCATCTTCGAACAGTTGTTGATCCCGCAGGAGGCTCTTGGTATGTAGAAACATTGACCACAGAGCTGGCAGAAAAAGCATGGAAGTATTTCCAGCAGATTGAAGAAAATGGCGGTATGCTGGAAGTATTAAAATCAGGCTGGTTACAAGAAGGAATTACTTCAGTTCTTACACAACGCAAACAGGATATTTTTACAAGAAAACAAAGCATTATCGGTACGAATGTATATGCAAATCTATCAGAAGAAACAGCTCCCGTTAAAGAACATGTCACTGAACCTTATTTTTCTCTGACTGATTCTAGTGCAATTAACATAAAGGTAATTAAGAACAGCAGATTATCAGAGCCCTATGAAGAATTGCGTAATAAGAGTAAAGTTATTGAAAGCAAGACAGGCTCTATGCCACAGGTTGGCTTGATTTGTCTCGGTGAGTTAAAACAATACAAGCCTAGGTTAGATTTTGTGCGGGGGTTCCTCGCGGCTGGAGGATTAAAAGCCGTCGACAGCGGTCCTGTTACTTCTTTGGAATCTGTCAAACTATTTATCTCAAGTCAAGAAACTAAGTATTTCTGTCTGTGTAGCAGCAATGAACTATACGGATCCCTAGGACTTAAAATGATTAAAGTACTGCTTAATGAATTCCCGGATCGAATTTTTTATTTAGCGGGATTGCCTGAAAAAGACTTGCAATCACATTGGACGAATGAAGGGATAAGGCAGTTTATCCATATTAAAAGTAACTGTTTTGAGCTTCTTTCAACCATTCTTTCAGAAATGGAGGTGGGGTTAGATGAGTACACAAAAGCCTGA